From Planococcus halocryophilus, the proteins below share one genomic window:
- a CDS encoding bifunctional diguanylate cyclase/phosphodiesterase, whose translation MEKVTASSFFMRILMEGIKEMVFVVKVDEADSFTYDFFNQAVLEKTGLTPDAIGKAFSEVCPEEMANFLYEKYKEVIETKKKTSYEDSFYSKENRLLYSETLLTPLYDETGKCTHIVSLVKDITNEKRAKLESAKIHDRLAERSASYQSLFDSNASAIFTLDFNGRIMGGNSASLELSGYVREELLEENFVRFVSVEDQNRAKEHFQLSKLGEIKDERLQIANKSGQLISCLVKFIAIKVKGTITGFYMVAKNMTELDEISRLYKAGEENFQIIAENVHDVIVLMDEHRQYLYISPSSENIFGFKADSVLQKKDYYQIHADDIHRVGDSFDHAAKNSTTFREQLRLLHKNRGWIWIEVAGTPVFGKDNKFNHMVIVARDISIQKEYENQLKHFAYIDALTELPNRRYFQEYATERLEMGKESRKKLALLILDIDDFKQINDQWGHEVGDGVIQQFGQRLNRCMHGQDIAARLGGDEFIVLLTEVESEEQVTKITDVIYQAMKMPISVQELSFEISISMGITMAPEEGISISTMMKRADLAMYKAKRQEKNSFHVSLA comes from the coding sequence ATGGAGAAAGTAACAGCTTCATCATTTTTTATGCGTATATTAATGGAAGGAATTAAAGAAATGGTATTCGTTGTAAAAGTGGACGAAGCTGACTCTTTCACATATGACTTTTTTAACCAAGCGGTATTAGAAAAAACAGGATTAACTCCTGATGCTATAGGTAAGGCATTTAGTGAAGTCTGTCCTGAAGAGATGGCAAATTTTTTATATGAAAAATATAAAGAAGTAATTGAAACCAAGAAAAAAACGAGTTATGAAGACTCTTTTTATTCTAAAGAAAATAGATTGTTGTATTCGGAAACGTTATTGACTCCTCTTTACGATGAGACGGGGAAATGTACGCATATTGTTAGTCTAGTAAAAGACATTACAAACGAAAAGAGAGCTAAGCTAGAAAGTGCAAAGATTCATGATCGCCTCGCAGAACGCAGTGCTAGTTACCAATCTTTGTTTGATAGCAATGCAAGTGCCATTTTCACTTTAGATTTTAATGGGCGTATAATGGGCGGGAATTCTGCGAGTTTAGAGCTTAGTGGGTATGTGAGGGAAGAGTTGTTAGAAGAGAACTTTGTTCGTTTTGTCAGTGTAGAAGATCAAAACCGCGCAAAAGAACATTTTCAGCTGTCGAAGCTAGGGGAAATAAAAGATGAACGTCTACAAATTGCTAACAAGTCTGGCCAGCTAATTTCTTGCTTAGTGAAGTTCATTGCAATCAAAGTAAAAGGAACAATTACTGGGTTTTATATGGTTGCAAAAAACATGACTGAATTAGACGAAATCTCGAGACTTTATAAGGCTGGGGAAGAAAACTTTCAAATTATTGCTGAAAACGTTCACGATGTCATTGTCTTGATGGATGAACATCGACAGTATTTATACATATCTCCATCTTCTGAAAATATATTTGGTTTTAAAGCAGATTCTGTTTTGCAAAAGAAAGATTATTATCAGATACATGCTGATGATATCCATCGGGTAGGTGATAGCTTTGATCATGCTGCTAAAAATAGCACTACGTTTCGCGAGCAACTTCGTCTATTACATAAAAATAGAGGGTGGATATGGATAGAAGTAGCTGGCACGCCTGTTTTTGGAAAAGATAATAAGTTCAATCACATGGTAATCGTAGCAAGAGATATTTCAATTCAAAAAGAATATGAAAATCAACTCAAACACTTTGCCTATATCGATGCCCTGACAGAATTGCCGAATCGGCGTTATTTCCAGGAGTATGCAACTGAGAGGTTGGAAATGGGCAAAGAAAGCCGGAAAAAGTTGGCTCTTCTTATTCTAGATATTGATGATTTTAAACAGATTAATGATCAGTGGGGACATGAAGTTGGCGATGGGGTTATTCAACAGTTTGGACAGCGCTTAAATCGATGTATGCATGGACAAGATATAGCTGCCCGTTTAGGTGGAGACGAATTTATTGTTCTTTTGACTGAGGTAGAGAGTGAAGAGCAAGTGACAAAAATAACGGATGTCATATATCAGGCGATGAAAATGCCAATTAGCGTGCAGGAATTGTCTTTTGAGATTTCAATTAGTATGGGTATTACGATGGCTCCTGAAGAAGGAATATCTATTTCCACTATGATGAAGCGAGCGGATTTAGCTATGTATAAAGCAAAACGACAGGAAAAAAATTCATTTCACGTAAGTCTAGCATGA
- a CDS encoding NRDE family protein has product MCLINLQFRNHPSYKLIIAANRDEFYSRPAAPAHFWDDEPSILAGRDLTQLGTWLGVTKQGRIAALTNFRDPTNLEAGPLSRGAVVKNFLAATSSPEEYLKSIDPKQYAGFNLIVGDAEKLLYYNNIQHESYEIPPGTHSLSNHFLNTPWPKVTKGKEKLASYMAQTEKADLEELFTILADADHAPDTHLPNSGVSLDLERMLSPIFIKTPDYGTRSATVVLVSHDNTLTFAERSFENGQFKEDIQFDFKIN; this is encoded by the coding sequence ATGTGCCTAATAAACCTGCAATTCCGAAATCACCCAAGCTATAAATTAATCATCGCCGCTAATCGTGATGAATTTTATAGTCGCCCTGCTGCACCTGCTCATTTTTGGGATGATGAACCTTCAATATTGGCTGGTCGTGATTTGACACAGTTGGGAACATGGTTAGGCGTTACGAAGCAGGGGCGCATTGCCGCTTTGACAAACTTTAGAGATCCTACAAATTTAGAAGCAGGTCCTTTATCAAGAGGAGCTGTCGTCAAAAATTTCTTAGCTGCTACAAGTTCTCCAGAAGAATATCTAAAGTCGATTGATCCGAAGCAATATGCTGGCTTCAATCTTATAGTGGGAGATGCTGAAAAGTTGCTTTACTACAACAATATTCAACATGAATCTTATGAGATTCCCCCGGGCACCCATTCACTAAGTAACCATTTTTTGAATACGCCATGGCCAAAGGTTACAAAAGGAAAAGAAAAACTCGCATCCTATATGGCCCAAACAGAAAAGGCCGATTTAGAAGAGCTCTTTACGATTTTAGCAGACGCGGATCATGCACCCGACACACATCTTCCCAATAGCGGAGTCAGCCTGGACTTAGAACGAATGCTATCGCCCATTTTTATAAAAACACCCGATTATGGCACACGTTCTGCGACTGTTGTTTTGGTTTCTCATGATAATACACTCACCTTTGCCGAAAGAAGTTTCGAAAATGGTCAGTTTAAAGAAGACATTCAATTTGATTTTAAAATCAATTAA
- a CDS encoding GNAT family N-acetyltransferase, with product MTRLTLHTGYQEEETCFIKYQLIKHNKGKVAYTEEEKINLILKDEEENILGGLVGHIDWECFFIDILWVDELLRGLGKGQELIREAEELAITKGCRFIRLETFSFQAPEFYKRLGFKEMGKLEDFPKGYTHYYMYKELN from the coding sequence ATGACTCGTTTAACATTGCATACGGGCTATCAAGAAGAAGAAACGTGTTTTATAAAGTATCAATTAATCAAACATAACAAAGGCAAAGTAGCTTATACAGAAGAAGAAAAAATCAATCTCATATTAAAAGATGAGGAAGAAAATATACTCGGTGGCCTTGTTGGTCATATCGATTGGGAATGCTTTTTTATTGATATTTTATGGGTCGATGAGTTGTTACGCGGGTTAGGAAAAGGACAAGAATTAATCCGTGAAGCTGAAGAACTTGCGATTACAAAGGGTTGTCGATTTATTCGATTAGAAACATTCAGCTTTCAAGCACCAGAATTTTATAAGCGATTAGGATTTAAAGAAATGGGGAAATTAGAAGATTTCCCTAAAGGATATACGCATTATTACATGTATAAAGAGCTAAACTAG